Proteins encoded together in one Chryseobacterium sp. G0201 window:
- a CDS encoding TolC family protein, with product MKKVWIIVLGLTSMGLSAQKRWSLRECVDYAVEHNLQVIQNEYSKQIQDSNLKIAKNNYLPSVSASVGNTVSFGQASLGTGSIRNDRFSNNANLGADMLIYNNGRLEKTIRKTEFDVEASQYDIETIKNDISLQIAQQYLTTLLNKEIVKISQAAVENAQKQADRAKITTQVGTTAQTILAEADAGLAREKQNLKTAEINVGRSLFALAQLLQLNEYKDFDVEDVSVSDQLSPQLKSVDEVLTTAYENQPQVKAAESRIKSAVAQTEVSKTAFWPTITASAGIGSFYNNLLNAQDERVFFPQYKDNFGQNAGVSINIPIFNKGITKLQVEQSKINENIAKATLEQQKQTVRQNVQKAQFDVDANYEIYLSAVETEKSTKLALDFADKSYVAGRTTIYDVNVARNNYANAQGSVAQAKFNYLFSLKLLNFYAGIPLSL from the coding sequence ATGAAAAAAGTTTGGATTATTGTTTTGGGATTAACAAGCATGGGCTTAAGTGCTCAGAAAAGATGGTCCTTAAGAGAATGCGTAGACTATGCCGTAGAGCATAATCTTCAGGTGATCCAAAATGAATATTCAAAACAAATTCAGGATTCTAATTTAAAAATAGCTAAAAATAACTATTTACCATCTGTTTCTGCAAGTGTAGGAAATACGGTGAGTTTTGGTCAGGCTTCGTTGGGAACGGGAAGTATCAGGAATGACAGGTTTAGTAATAATGCCAATCTGGGTGCTGATATGTTGATTTACAACAATGGAAGGTTAGAAAAAACAATTCGTAAGACAGAATTTGATGTAGAAGCCAGCCAGTACGACATAGAAACCATTAAAAATGATATTTCTCTGCAAATTGCTCAACAGTATTTAACAACATTGCTGAACAAAGAAATCGTGAAAATTTCTCAGGCAGCGGTAGAAAATGCTCAAAAACAAGCCGACAGAGCAAAAATTACAACTCAGGTTGGAACTACAGCTCAAACAATTCTGGCGGAAGCTGATGCTGGATTGGCGAGAGAAAAGCAAAATCTTAAAACTGCTGAAATTAATGTTGGAAGAAGCTTATTTGCATTAGCTCAGCTTTTACAATTAAATGAATATAAAGATTTTGATGTGGAAGATGTAAGTGTTTCAGATCAATTATCTCCGCAATTAAAATCTGTAGATGAGGTTTTGACGACAGCTTATGAAAATCAGCCTCAGGTGAAAGCTGCTGAAAGTAGAATTAAATCAGCCGTAGCACAGACAGAAGTATCGAAAACTGCATTTTGGCCTACAATAACGGCAAGTGCAGGGATTGGAAGTTTTTATAATAACTTGTTGAATGCTCAGGATGAAAGAGTTTTCTTCCCACAATATAAAGACAATTTTGGGCAAAATGCAGGAGTTTCTATAAATATTCCGATTTTTAATAAAGGAATTACTAAACTTCAGGTTGAGCAATCGAAGATTAATGAAAATATTGCCAAAGCAACTTTAGAACAGCAAAAGCAAACCGTAAGACAGAATGTTCAGAAGGCACAATTTGATGTTGATGCAAATTATGAAATCTATTTATCAGCCGTTGAAACTGAAAAAAGCACGAAACTGGCTTTAGATTTCGCGGATAAAAGTTATGTTGCAGGAAGAACAACTATTTACGATGTGAATGTTGCAAGAAATAATTATGCAAATGCGCAAGGTTCTGTAGCTCAGGCTAAATTTAACTATCTTTTCAGTCTTAAATTATTGAATTTCTATGCAGGAATTCCACTAAGTTTGTAA
- a CDS encoding site-specific integrase, whose product MKLSILFLLRRNRTNEKGVCAIECRITLDKQRKPFSTGMFINPDYWNASKQKAHPPNKGNTQINTQLSLIKQDINQAFLFLQVQEKDFDVDDIYRQFKGENIKQDKSINEMFNLHISKQEKLIGISTTKVSVAKFYQTQTHVKSFIKHQYKKSDYLLKDMTMAFITEFEFYLKAEKQFKQNTIYKTIQRFKQIVKLAVGLDYLAKDPFLLYRNRKPKKQIVFLSKEELEALEKHNFASERLQQVADMFIFCCYTGLAYTEMSNLKESDIQTGFDTNKWIHIHRQKTNKSYEVPLLSKASSILDKYKAENQTLPIVSNQRFNSYLKEIAEIVGINKVLTHHIARKTFASTILLYNDVPMEIVSELLGHSEIGITQQHYAKVVKEKVSEQMGKLNSKLK is encoded by the coding sequence ATGAAATTATCAATACTATTTCTATTAAGAAGAAACAGAACTAATGAAAAAGGAGTCTGTGCAATTGAGTGTAGAATCACTTTAGACAAGCAAAGAAAACCTTTTTCAACTGGGATGTTTATCAACCCAGATTATTGGAATGCTTCAAAACAGAAAGCTCATCCTCCCAATAAAGGAAACACTCAAATCAACACTCAATTAAGCCTGATTAAACAAGACATTAATCAGGCTTTTTTATTTCTCCAAGTTCAGGAAAAGGACTTTGATGTAGATGACATCTACAGACAGTTCAAAGGAGAGAATATCAAGCAGGATAAATCCATTAATGAAATGTTTAATTTACATATCTCTAAACAGGAAAAACTGATTGGTATCTCTACCACTAAAGTATCAGTAGCTAAGTTTTATCAGACACAGACTCATGTAAAGTCTTTCATAAAGCATCAGTACAAAAAATCTGATTATCTTCTGAAAGATATGACTATGGCATTTATCACAGAGTTTGAGTTCTATTTAAAGGCAGAAAAGCAGTTTAAACAGAATACAATCTACAAGACTATACAAAGGTTTAAACAAATAGTTAAGTTGGCTGTAGGACTGGATTATTTAGCTAAAGACCCTTTCCTACTCTACAGGAATAGGAAGCCTAAAAAGCAAATTGTATTCTTATCTAAAGAAGAGCTTGAAGCATTAGAAAAACATAATTTTGCTTCTGAAAGACTACAACAAGTAGCTGATATGTTCATTTTCTGCTGTTATACTGGATTAGCTTACACAGAGATGTCAAACCTTAAAGAAAGTGATATTCAGACAGGCTTTGACACCAACAAGTGGATACATATTCACAGACAGAAAACTAATAAGAGCTATGAAGTTCCTTTACTATCAAAGGCTTCAAGCATTTTAGACAAGTACAAGGCTGAAAATCAAACACTCCCTATTGTTTCAAACCAAAGGTTCAACTCTTATTTAAAGGAGATAGCAGAGATTGTAGGTATCAACAAAGTTCTCACTCATCACATAGCAAGAAAAACCTTTGCTTCTACTATTCTACTTTACAATGATGTCCCTATGGAAATAGTTTCTGAGCTTTTAGGTCATTCAGAGATTGGAATTACACAACAACATTATGCTAAGGTTGTAAAGGAAAAAGTTAGTGAACAGATGGGTAAGTTAAATTCTAAACTAAAATAA
- a CDS encoding ATP-binding protein: protein MRLGLSGASGFGKTKSALLLAYGMTQDWSKIAVIDTENSSASLYSDLGNYNVLDLQAPYSPERYIQAIELCEKSNISVVIIDSVSHEWNGSGGCLQIHEQLGGRFQDWSLVTPRHQAFINKILQSSCHIITTTRRKIDYSLDVEVMAKPKW, encoded by the coding sequence TTGAGACTTGGCTTATCTGGAGCATCAGGCTTTGGAAAGACCAAATCAGCTTTACTATTAGCTTACGGAATGACACAGGACTGGAGTAAAATAGCTGTAATAGATACAGAGAACTCTTCTGCTTCTCTTTATTCAGACTTAGGAAACTACAATGTACTGGACTTACAAGCTCCATACAGTCCTGAAAGATACATTCAGGCAATTGAGCTATGTGAGAAATCTAATATCTCAGTTGTAATCATTGATTCTGTCAGTCATGAATGGAATGGTTCTGGAGGATGTTTACAAATTCATGAGCAATTAGGAGGTAGGTTCCAAGACTGGAGTTTAGTTACGCCTCGCCACCAAGCCTTTATCAATAAGATATTACAATCAAGTTGCCACATAATTACCACCACAAGAAGAAAGATAGATTACTCTTTAGATGTTGAAGTAATGGCAAAACCCAAGTGGTGA
- a CDS encoding SprT-like domain-containing protein, with translation MSIQSLEKYLPANTLQYLKNWFLDYYIHIKITRNRNSKLGDYRKLPDNSHEITINSTLPPQLFFFVLTHELAHLIAFEKYGRRISPHGNEWKETFRLMLLESVDVYEENLRPIIAKFSKSPKANFMASPDLVKYFHIEKQDDTLQFIEELQKGDYFIYGNEKYLLEGLIKKNYLCKNLATGRKYSFKPLARVEKCS, from the coding sequence ATGTCTATTCAATCATTAGAAAAATATTTACCAGCTAATACACTTCAATATTTAAAAAATTGGTTTTTAGATTATTATATTCATATTAAAATTACACGAAACAGGAATTCTAAACTTGGAGATTACAGAAAGCTCCCTGATAATTCTCATGAAATAACGATAAATTCTACACTTCCGCCACAGCTTTTTTTCTTTGTTTTGACCCACGAATTGGCTCATTTAATAGCATTTGAAAAATACGGAAGAAGAATTTCCCCACACGGAAATGAATGGAAAGAAACCTTTCGATTAATGCTTCTTGAAAGTGTTGATGTGTATGAGGAAAATTTAAGACCTATTATTGCAAAATTTTCTAAATCCCCAAAGGCTAATTTCATGGCCAGCCCTGATTTGGTTAAATATTTTCACATTGAAAAACAAGATGATACCTTACAATTTATTGAAGAACTTCAAAAAGGAGACTATTTTATCTATGGAAATGAGAAGTATTTGTTAGAAGGTCTGATTAAAAAAAACTATCTTTGTAAGAACCTGGCTACTGGGAGGAAGTATTCTTTCAAACCTTTAGCAAGGGTAGAAAAATGTAGTTAA
- a CDS encoding bifunctional folylpolyglutamate synthase/dihydrofolate synthase: MTTEKYQEAVDWLFIQAPNYQIDGEKAYKPGLDNITKLCDFFDNPQEKIKCIHIGGTNGKGSSSNMLASVLQDSGYKVGLYNSPHLIDFTERIKVNGRNCDKEFVFNFIQKLKGLPEDILPSFFEFTTIMAFEYFYQQQVDFAIIEVGLGGRLDSTNIIKPLVSAITNVQLDHQNILGDTIEQIAFEKAGIIKNNTPIIFGDENEVVRNIIKEKSIKENALFVDATLLKTDLKSDLKGNYQEKNIKVVLALIEELRKLNVNISDQNIENGLLNVHKNTGFIGRWFEFSQNPLTICDTGHNQAGLEQVFTQLNSIDKHKHVILGFVVDKKIDEVMSLLPENSEFYFAKPSIYRGRHPKDYEDLLINAKIFYKIFDSVQEAYLSAKQRCTNEEMIFIGGSNFVVGEFLEKNLEFSE, from the coding sequence ATGACAACCGAAAAATACCAAGAAGCCGTTGATTGGCTTTTCATACAAGCGCCTAACTATCAGATTGATGGAGAAAAAGCTTACAAACCTGGTTTAGATAATATCACTAAACTTTGTGATTTTTTTGACAACCCTCAGGAAAAAATAAAATGCATCCATATCGGAGGAACCAACGGAAAAGGCTCTTCCAGCAATATGCTGGCATCGGTTCTTCAGGACTCAGGTTATAAAGTTGGCTTATACAATTCCCCTCATCTTATTGATTTTACGGAGCGTATAAAAGTAAACGGCAGAAACTGTGACAAAGAATTTGTTTTTAATTTTATCCAAAAACTGAAAGGTCTTCCTGAAGATATTCTTCCCTCTTTTTTTGAGTTCACAACCATTATGGCTTTTGAATATTTTTATCAGCAGCAGGTAGATTTTGCAATCATTGAAGTTGGTTTGGGCGGAAGATTAGATTCCACGAATATTATTAAACCTTTGGTTTCTGCCATTACAAACGTTCAATTAGACCATCAAAATATTTTAGGAGATACAATTGAGCAAATTGCATTTGAAAAGGCAGGTATCATTAAAAATAACACTCCAATTATTTTTGGAGACGAAAATGAGGTCGTAAGAAATATTATTAAAGAAAAATCAATCAAAGAAAATGCTTTATTTGTTGATGCTACGCTATTAAAAACTGATTTAAAATCTGACTTAAAGGGAAATTATCAGGAAAAAAATATAAAGGTTGTTCTAGCATTAATTGAAGAATTAAGAAAACTCAATGTAAATATTTCCGATCAAAATATTGAAAACGGATTATTAAACGTTCATAAAAATACCGGATTCATCGGTCGCTGGTTTGAATTTTCACAAAATCCACTGACAATTTGCGATACAGGACATAATCAGGCAGGTTTGGAGCAGGTTTTTACTCAGTTAAACTCAATTGATAAGCATAAACACGTTATTTTAGGCTTTGTGGTTGATAAAAAGATCGACGAAGTGATGAGTTTATTACCTGAAAATTCTGAGTTTTATTTTGCAAAACCGTCTATCTACAGGGGCAGACATCCGAAAGATTATGAAGATCTGCTGATAAATGCAAAAATTTTTTATAAAATTTTCGATTCTGTACAGGAAGCGTATTTATCTGCAAAACAACGCTGTACAAATGAAGAAATGATTTTTATCGGCGGAAGTAACTTTGTTGTTGGAGAATTTTTAGAAAAAAATTTGGAGTTTTCCGAATAA
- a CDS encoding GNAT family N-acetyltransferase, with protein MSLKNQPNQPNENNVYETERLILRPMSLDDREFIFELYNRPKFIKYIGDRNLKTVEDAENYIKNRFLPQFEKLGFGNYLVVTKDKNEKIGGVGIFEREGLDIVDIGFSLLEEFEGKGYAYEAAQKVKSIGMDDFGLKKISAITSKENFSSQKLIEKLGLKFKNHVTLPNEDEELMYYETE; from the coding sequence ATGAGCCTAAAAAACCAGCCAAATCAACCAAACGAAAATAACGTCTACGAAACAGAAAGACTCATCCTCCGTCCAATGTCATTGGATGACAGGGAGTTTATTTTTGAATTGTACAACAGACCAAAATTCATAAAATACATCGGTGATCGTAATTTAAAAACGGTTGAAGATGCAGAGAATTATATCAAAAACAGATTTCTTCCGCAATTTGAAAAATTAGGTTTCGGAAATTATTTGGTTGTTACTAAAGATAAAAATGAGAAAATCGGTGGAGTAGGAATCTTCGAAAGAGAAGGCCTGGACATCGTAGATATTGGATTTTCCCTGTTAGAAGAATTTGAAGGTAAAGGTTATGCTTACGAAGCTGCTCAAAAAGTAAAATCCATCGGAATGGATGATTTTGGGTTAAAAAAGATCTCTGCCATTACATCAAAAGAGAATTTTTCTTCCCAAAAATTAATCGAAAAATTAGGTTTAAAATTTAAAAATCATGTCACTCTTCCCAATGAAGATGAAGAATTGATGTATTACGAAACGGAATAG
- the bcp gene encoding thioredoxin-dependent thiol peroxidase — MLKVGDKLPEFEGTNQDGEMVTSSKLIGKKLVIFFYPQANTPTCTVEACNLSDNYSQLEKAGFQLLGISGDSVKKQKNFHNKFAFPYDLIADENRDIIEKFGVWQEKKTFGKTYMGIVRTTFIFDEKGVCKRVIEKVTSKTAAEQILEG; from the coding sequence ATGCTTAAAGTTGGAGACAAATTACCAGAATTTGAAGGAACAAATCAAGATGGAGAAATGGTAACCTCATCAAAATTAATTGGAAAAAAGTTGGTTATTTTCTTTTATCCTCAAGCCAATACTCCGACTTGTACGGTAGAAGCTTGCAATTTGAGTGACAATTATTCTCAATTGGAAAAAGCAGGCTTCCAATTATTAGGAATAAGCGGAGATTCTGTGAAAAAACAGAAGAACTTTCATAACAAATTTGCTTTTCCTTATGATCTGATTGCAGATGAAAATCGCGATATCATTGAAAAATTCGGGGTTTGGCAGGAAAAGAAAACGTTCGGAAAAACGTATATGGGAATTGTAAGAACAACTTTTATTTTTGACGAAAAAGGTGTTTGTAAAAGAGTAATTGAAAAAGTGACTTCGAAAACGGCGGCTGAGCAGATTTTGGAAGGATAA
- a CDS encoding mannose-1-phosphate guanylyltransferase, with protein MSNSDKYCVIMAGGIGSRFWPLSTQKFPKQFQDILGTGRTMIQQTYDRIKKIIPSENIFVITNKEYVALSHQQLPEVPEDNIVGEPLIKNTAACNLYMANKIAEINPNATMIVLPADHLILKEDIFLEKVEVAFDLASKHDYLVTLGITPTRPDTGYGYIQFVDKKDSEYFKVKTFTEKPILELAQSFLESGDFLWNAGIFIWNVKSIHHAFEMYLPEMTQHFMACEYNADSEKSCIEIIYPKVQKISIDNGILEKAKNVYVIPSDLGWSDLGTWTSVYENAEKDENENAVKQKHILTYNTEGNIIHVKNSNKAVVIDGLKDFIVVDTEKVLLICPRDHDQLIKDYVLDLKNLKKGEKFI; from the coding sequence ATGTCAAATTCAGATAAATACTGTGTGATAATGGCTGGAGGAATCGGCAGTAGATTCTGGCCGTTGAGCACGCAGAAATTTCCAAAACAATTTCAGGATATTTTAGGAACCGGGCGTACGATGATCCAGCAGACGTATGACAGGATCAAAAAAATCATCCCGAGTGAGAATATATTTGTAATTACGAATAAAGAGTATGTAGCTCTTTCTCATCAGCAATTACCGGAAGTTCCCGAAGATAACATCGTTGGGGAGCCTTTGATTAAAAATACGGCAGCCTGTAACCTTTACATGGCTAACAAAATAGCTGAGATCAATCCGAATGCGACCATGATCGTTTTGCCGGCAGATCATTTGATTTTAAAAGAAGATATTTTTCTGGAAAAAGTGGAGGTGGCTTTTGATCTTGCTTCTAAGCATGATTATCTGGTGACTTTGGGAATTACGCCTACAAGACCTGACACTGGTTACGGTTACATACAATTTGTAGACAAAAAAGACTCTGAATATTTTAAAGTAAAAACTTTTACAGAAAAACCAATTCTGGAACTTGCACAAAGCTTTCTTGAAAGTGGAGATTTCCTTTGGAACGCAGGGATTTTTATCTGGAATGTTAAAAGTATTCATCATGCTTTTGAAATGTATCTTCCTGAGATGACCCAGCATTTTATGGCTTGTGAATATAATGCGGACAGTGAAAAAAGCTGTATTGAAATTATTTATCCGAAAGTTCAGAAAATTTCTATTGATAATGGGATTTTAGAAAAAGCTAAAAACGTTTATGTAATCCCTTCAGACCTTGGTTGGAGTGATTTAGGAACATGGACATCCGTTTATGAAAACGCTGAGAAAGATGAGAACGAAAACGCGGTAAAGCAAAAACATATTCTGACTTACAACACAGAAGGAAACATCATTCACGTAAAAAACAGCAATAAAGCAGTTGTAATTGACGGATTGAAAGACTTTATCGTTGTAGATACAGAGAAAGTTCTATTGATATGTCCTAGAGATCATGATCAGTTAATAAAAGATTACGTTCTTGATCTGAAAAATTTAAAAAAGGGAGAGAAATTCATTTAA
- a CDS encoding DEAD/DEAH box helicase, which translates to MELPNIHFEDFPIEFKQINPEDFPNFHTTEKIIISPDSNGYIKTPLTSHIKLHDKNTVVINAGVGQGKTTAIIDVVKQYYTNTDYVVFLASPFVSLVEQYYKDILEKEIPERDVFRYEVLGNEEAADFWHKRVHIVTANCLLGNPGEDAFINSSIKRYYINRLVKYCEKHGKKVVFIYDEIHDAIHNFKEKYIFNLWKWRNVILKNYIISATYNEASKVVIEYLAELTDDKIQIIESERIRFPEKQSELFLHYNNEQFYTYDDKTITELVKELIYLGKNIDILSYSKTLADNIIKNKDSGIGKELYSKYDKINNCTSELVLNQRNDRAIPQNRYNSSLCNVGTNFKTGVSIKKENHAYVIILPPRGAKMLFKNNYGIFSGGINSIIQALARQRVKGEIHLILPKPKDFDFESLHFEEVEKTEEFKEFYTSVMDIQEVEYKVKYLTLSSQNELLSTFYEKEIKENIKQEIDFVKTLDRSSKARLDFPEYRLFKLDEGEAVLAKKYDFFGNDLSSYITYCAITNQFINCKLVSGNRMPTIIFKYGEIQKGLKEYCNNYYFKDDRRMHIYYFYNDAQFYNIFRDDLFNNFQLIFQTSSGQKLPLKKNGTASHNKYFELQLLSFVQHFGYPNNPVNKYKYFKDGELYDGLYDRSQYFLEGLAHAERINIDDVQDNPLATRRLKAFKFLSFLRQQIISSQQTITTAQQGTFQFVLNKPDADFIPQDRIEEFREMLKHFLEEDEMLSKYDFKDRFVKKEESKQIESLYSIIIADFYKTENYKESTGARRNGKKILIVRPIPNHTEVVNYISLPDYDYETLPETFFEVNALSEEEIRNITEQVRRN; encoded by the coding sequence ATGGAGCTACCAAATATACATTTTGAAGACTTCCCTATTGAGTTTAAACAAATCAATCCTGAAGACTTCCCCAACTTCCATACTACTGAAAAGATTATTATTTCTCCTGATAGTAATGGATATATTAAAACCCCTTTAACTAGTCACATTAAGCTACATGACAAGAATACTGTAGTTATTAATGCAGGTGTAGGGCAAGGTAAGACTACAGCAATAATTGATGTTGTAAAGCAATATTACACTAATACAGATTATGTTGTTTTCTTAGCTTCTCCTTTTGTGAGCCTTGTAGAACAATATTACAAGGATATCTTGGAAAAAGAAATTCCTGAAAGAGATGTATTCAGATATGAGGTTTTGGGAAATGAAGAAGCCGCAGACTTCTGGCATAAGAGAGTTCATATAGTTACAGCAAATTGTCTTTTAGGAAATCCCGGAGAGGATGCTTTTATAAACTCCAGTATCAAAAGATATTACATCAATAGGTTGGTTAAATACTGTGAAAAACATGGAAAGAAAGTTGTCTTTATCTATGATGAAATACATGATGCTATTCATAATTTTAAAGAAAAATATATTTTTAATCTTTGGAAATGGAGAAATGTAATCCTTAAAAACTACATCATCAGTGCTACATATAATGAAGCCTCAAAAGTTGTTATTGAGTACTTAGCTGAGCTAACTGATGATAAAATACAAATTATAGAATCTGAAAGGATAAGGTTCCCTGAAAAACAAAGTGAACTATTCTTACATTACAATAATGAACAATTCTATACTTATGATGATAAGACTATTACTGAGCTAGTAAAGGAACTTATCTATCTAGGAAAAAATATTGATATACTATCTTACTCAAAAACACTAGCAGATAATATTATTAAAAATAAAGATTCAGGGATTGGAAAGGAATTATATTCGAAGTATGATAAAATCAATAATTGTACTTCTGAACTGGTTCTAAATCAAAGAAATGATAGAGCTATACCCCAAAACAGATACAATTCAAGCCTGTGCAATGTTGGGACTAATTTTAAAACTGGTGTAAGCATCAAAAAGGAGAATCATGCTTATGTAATCATCCTACCTCCTAGAGGAGCTAAAATGCTTTTTAAAAACAACTATGGAATATTCTCTGGAGGCATAAACTCCATTATTCAGGCACTAGCAAGACAAAGAGTAAAAGGAGAAATACATCTCATTCTCCCAAAACCAAAAGATTTTGATTTTGAATCTCTCCACTTTGAGGAAGTAGAAAAGACCGAAGAATTCAAAGAATTTTACACTTCTGTAATGGATATTCAGGAAGTAGAATATAAAGTAAAATATCTCACCCTATCATCACAAAATGAGCTACTTAGTACATTCTATGAAAAAGAAATCAAAGAGAATATTAAACAAGAGATTGATTTTGTTAAGACATTAGATAGGTCAAGTAAAGCCAGATTAGATTTCCCTGAATACAGGCTGTTTAAGCTAGATGAGGGAGAAGCTGTACTAGCTAAAAAATATGATTTCTTTGGAAATGATCTATCTTCTTATATCACTTATTGCGCTATTACCAACCAATTTATCAACTGTAAACTAGTTTCTGGTAATAGAATGCCAACCATAATCTTTAAATATGGAGAAATACAAAAGGGATTGAAAGAATATTGTAATAACTACTACTTCAAAGATGATAGAAGAATGCATATATATTATTTTTATAATGATGCTCAATTTTATAATATATTCAGAGATGATTTATTCAATAACTTTCAACTTATATTCCAAACTTCTAGTGGACAAAAGCTACCTTTAAAGAAGAATGGAACAGCTAGCCACAATAAATACTTTGAATTACAACTACTTAGCTTTGTACAACATTTTGGTTACCCCAATAATCCAGTGAATAAGTATAAGTATTTTAAAGATGGAGAGCTTTATGATGGACTATATGATAGAAGCCAATATTTCCTTGAAGGTTTAGCTCATGCTGAAAGAATAAATATTGATGATGTTCAGGACAATCCATTAGCTACTAGAAGACTTAAAGCATTCAAATTTTTATCTTTTCTAAGGCAACAAATAATCAGTTCACAACAAACTATTACTACAGCTCAACAGGGCACATTTCAATTTGTATTAAATAAACCTGATGCTGATTTTATCCCACAAGACAGAATAGAAGAGTTTAGAGAAATGCTAAAGCATTTCCTAGAAGAGGATGAGATGCTTTCAAAATATGATTTTAAAGATAGATTTGTGAAAAAAGAAGAAAGCAAACAAATTGAATCTTTGTATAGTATCATTATAGCAGACTTTTATAAAACTGAAAACTATAAAGAATCTACTGGAGCTAGAAGAAATGGTAAGAAAATCCTTATTGTTAGACCTATTCCTAATCATACAGAAGTAGTAAACTATATTTCTCTGCCTGATTATGACTATGAAACTTTACCTGAAACCTTTTTTGAGGTAAATGCACTTTCTGAAGAAGAGATCAGAAATATAACGGAACAAGTAAGAAGAAACTAA
- a CDS encoding DUF3871 family protein, whose protein sequence is MDTQSFSKTPNIIELVSRSVEAPISLELRSVSNTVSVEKKSIRDLFLDDNETFEDAEVFYPSKMNEIDIPRIDIPKKEPETSNVVQAFLMPNSKAQTISHNPAVLAESRDNQPNPFILANTSEVTLHHLQSDCIIPVFSKDNEKTIAHQEFIEVVLSAVQEVFPHHSITEPEIRVSHQIKGRTPSAIYKPVKELLEHEKTIYYERMAFIIKVPSITDIVNGNELSLTIGGIRSYNQENLYSKKSLERFKFFIGFQNQVCMNLCVSTDGFLEDMRVSNAHELYTKALETMQSYNAELHLMEMKELTQDYLSEHQFAQLIGKSRLYQHLPKSEKQNIPLLNFNDSHINTMAKDYYEDNNFCRQADGRINLWDAYNLFTQANKSSYIDTFLDRNLNAFEFSKGIQKTLNGSPNYHWFLS, encoded by the coding sequence ATGGACACTCAAAGTTTCAGTAAAACTCCCAACATTATAGAATTAGTTTCTAGATCAGTAGAAGCTCCTATAAGCCTAGAGCTAAGAAGTGTAAGCAATACTGTTTCTGTAGAAAAGAAATCAATCAGAGACCTTTTCCTAGATGATAATGAGACCTTTGAAGATGCAGAGGTTTTCTACCCAAGCAAGATGAATGAGATTGATATCCCCAGAATTGATATCCCAAAGAAAGAGCCTGAAACTTCAAATGTAGTTCAGGCTTTTTTAATGCCTAATTCTAAAGCACAGACTATATCTCATAATCCTGCTGTTCTAGCTGAAAGTAGAGATAATCAGCCTAATCCTTTTATCCTAGCTAATACATCAGAAGTCACACTACATCACTTACAGAGTGATTGTATTATTCCTGTATTTTCTAAGGATAATGAGAAGACAATAGCTCATCAGGAGTTTATCGAAGTGGTATTGAGTGCTGTTCAAGAAGTGTTCCCTCACCATAGCATTACAGAACCAGAAATCAGAGTTTCTCATCAAATTAAAGGCAGAACTCCAAGTGCAATATATAAGCCCGTAAAAGAGCTTTTAGAGCATGAAAAGACTATTTACTATGAGAGAATGGCATTCATTATTAAAGTTCCAAGTATCACTGATATTGTAAATGGTAATGAGCTATCTCTTACAATAGGAGGAATCAGAAGTTATAATCAGGAAAATTTATATTCAAAAAAGTCACTGGAGAGGTTTAAGTTTTTTATAGGATTCCAAAACCAAGTCTGCATGAATCTGTGTGTATCAACAGATGGATTTCTTGAAGATATGAGGGTTTCCAATGCTCATGAATTATACACTAAGGCACTAGAAACAATGCAGAGTTATAATGCAGAGCTTCACCTTATGGAAATGAAAGAGCTTACACAGGATTATCTTTCTGAGCATCAGTTTGCTCAGCTTATAGGAAAAAGTAGGCTCTATCAACATCTACCTAAGTCTGAAAAGCAGAATATTCCTTTGTTAAATTTTAATGACAGCCATATCAATACTATGGCAAAAGACTATTATGAAGATAATAACTTTTGTAGACAGGCAGATGGAAGAATTAACCTTTGGGATGCTTACAATCTCTTTACACAGGCTAATAAGAGCAGTTATATAGATACTTTCCTAGACAGGAATCTGAATGCTTTTGAGTTTTCAAAGGGTATTCAGAAAACACTCAATGGTAGTCCTAATTATCATTGGTTTTTGAGTTAG